The Bacteroidia bacterium genome includes a window with the following:
- a CDS encoding DNA translocase FtsK 4TM domain-containing protein has protein sequence MEDLEEIKPRLRNTFRDRHDIEEDEVREEIPVKKPRKKKLSQKPILDEREEEVIEADEEEEEEIAPRLKNTRNEPRDKKNEDKPKKKRAKKGSFAEFILPVKDFFASEKVHKIAGLFLLLSSVYLTIAFVSFFFTWTVDQDKVMGSWADLFSSDESAANWLGKLGAVISHSFIHAGFGIAALAFPLVALVLGIRILMKVELLPLARTLKWSVFGLLFLSCALGYLFHDKWFYLGGTFGFHLSEWLNRSLGAVGTGALLAFTFLTFLVVNFNISFEFFRKPEPIPPVNEASLQNVLLRTEMKEEYSPQVEVTLNREETPPPPEVTEIIAPAETENTIEPVPDEVKPVDPPLLHSISLGEENVMLTVEQNEFKDESDEDYSKKAEELVAQFGEYDPTLELGEYRFPGVDLLTTYESSQDAVSEEELNANAKRIVQTLKDYGIEIEKIKATIGPTITLYEIVPKAGVRISKIKSLENDIALSLAALGIRIIAPIPGKGTIGIEVPNLHPEMVPARTVLGSEKFQSSHMDLPLALGRTIANETFIADLAKMPHLLIAGATGQGKSVGVNMILSSLIYKKHPSQLKLVLIDPKKVELTLYNKIERHFLAKLPDAEKPIITDSKKVINTLNSLVIEMEARYELLEMVGLRNIKEYNAEFVKRKLNPNNGHKFLPYIVVVIDEFADFITEAGKEVEIPIARLAQKARAVGIHLIIATQRPSVDVITGTIKANFPARIAFRVTSKIDSRTILDQGGADQLIGKGDMLLSTGSDLIRLQCAFIDTPEVARITDFIGSQKGFSTAHILPEYVGEDEGGGGVSVDAADRDPLFEEAARIIVTHQQGSASLLQRKLQLGYNRAGRIVDQLENAGVIGPFKGSKAREVLIKDVLTLEQFLKKGDDTPQ, from the coding sequence ATGGAGGACCTCGAAGAAATTAAGCCCCGGCTACGCAATACGTTTCGCGACCGGCACGACATCGAAGAAGATGAAGTGCGGGAGGAAATCCCGGTAAAAAAGCCGCGAAAAAAGAAACTCTCACAAAAGCCCATTCTCGATGAACGGGAGGAGGAAGTAATAGAAGCAGACGAGGAAGAGGAAGAAGAGATTGCACCCAGATTAAAAAATACCCGCAATGAACCACGGGATAAGAAAAACGAGGATAAACCGAAAAAGAAACGGGCAAAAAAAGGTTCCTTCGCTGAATTCATACTGCCTGTAAAAGATTTTTTTGCCAGCGAAAAGGTTCACAAAATCGCCGGACTCTTTCTGCTCCTTTCATCGGTGTACCTCACCATTGCGTTTGTTTCTTTCTTTTTTACATGGACAGTAGATCAGGACAAGGTGATGGGATCCTGGGCGGATCTGTTTTCCAGCGACGAATCCGCTGCCAACTGGCTGGGCAAGCTGGGGGCGGTGATTTCCCACTCTTTCATTCACGCCGGCTTTGGAATTGCGGCACTTGCCTTTCCGCTGGTGGCGCTGGTGCTTGGCATACGCATTCTGATGAAGGTAGAACTGCTTCCGTTGGCACGCACTTTAAAGTGGTCGGTGTTCGGGCTTTTATTCCTTTCCTGTGCGCTGGGATATCTGTTCCATGATAAATGGTTTTATCTGGGCGGAACCTTTGGTTTTCATCTCTCCGAATGGCTGAACCGCTCTTTGGGCGCTGTGGGAACCGGTGCACTGCTCGCCTTCACTTTCCTCACCTTTCTTGTTGTGAACTTCAATATTTCCTTTGAATTCTTCCGGAAACCGGAACCCATACCGCCTGTAAACGAAGCCAGCCTGCAGAATGTGCTGCTGCGTACCGAAATGAAAGAAGAGTACTCGCCGCAGGTGGAAGTGACCCTCAACAGAGAAGAAACCCCTCCGCCTCCGGAGGTAACTGAAATAATTGCTCCTGCAGAAACAGAAAATACCATTGAGCCGGTACCCGACGAGGTTAAGCCGGTAGATCCTCCCCTGCTTCACTCCATCAGTTTGGGTGAAGAGAACGTGATGCTCACGGTAGAGCAAAATGAATTCAAAGACGAATCCGACGAAGATTATTCCAAAAAGGCCGAAGAACTGGTAGCACAGTTTGGCGAATATGATCCCACCCTGGAGCTCGGCGAATACCGTTTCCCCGGCGTGGATCTGCTCACTACCTACGAATCGTCGCAGGATGCCGTGAGCGAGGAAGAGCTCAACGCCAATGCGAAACGCATTGTGCAAACACTGAAAGATTACGGTATCGAGATCGAAAAGATCAAAGCCACAATCGGTCCCACCATCACCCTTTACGAGATCGTTCCCAAAGCCGGTGTGCGTATCTCGAAGATCAAATCGCTGGAGAATGATATTGCGCTTTCACTTGCAGCTTTAGGTATCCGCATTATCGCTCCTATTCCGGGAAAAGGAACCATCGGCATTGAAGTGCCGAACCTTCACCCGGAAATGGTACCCGCACGTACGGTGCTGGGATCAGAGAAATTTCAGAGCTCCCATATGGATCTGCCGCTGGCGCTGGGACGAACCATTGCCAACGAAACATTCATCGCCGATCTGGCTAAGATGCCGCATCTTCTTATCGCAGGCGCTACAGGCCAGGGTAAATCAGTGGGAGTAAATATGATTCTCTCGTCGCTGATCTACAAAAAGCATCCTTCGCAGCTTAAGCTCGTGCTGATTGATCCCAAAAAAGTAGAACTCACGCTGTACAACAAGATAGAGCGGCATTTTCTCGCAAAGCTTCCCGATGCAGAAAAGCCGATTATCACCGACAGCAAGAAAGTCATCAACACGCTGAATTCACTGGTGATAGAAATGGAAGCGAGGTATGAACTGCTGGAGATGGTGGGACTCAGAAACATTAAGGAATACAACGCAGAGTTTGTGAAACGCAAACTCAATCCGAATAACGGGCACAAGTTTCTCCCGTACATCGTAGTGGTGATTGACGAGTTTGCCGATTTCATTACGGAAGCCGGCAAGGAAGTGGAGATACCCATCGCCCGGCTCGCGCAGAAAGCACGCGCCGTGGGCATTCACCTCATCATTGCCACACAGCGTCCGAGCGTAGACGTAATAACCGGAACCATCAAGGCCAATTTCCCGGCCCGCATTGCCTTCCGTGTAACCTCAAAGATCGACTCCCGAACGATCCTCGATCAGGGAGGCGCGGATCAGCTTATCGGGAAAGGCGACATGTTGCTAAGTACCGGCAGCGATCTCATACGCCTGCAGTGTGCCTTTATTGATACCCCTGAAGTTGCCCGCATTACGGACTTTATAGGTTCTCAGAAAGGTTTCTCCACCGCGCACATCTTACCGGAGTATGTAGGAGAAGACGAAGGAGGAGGAGGAGTCAGTGTGGATGCGGCCGACCGCGATCCTTTGTTTGAAGAAGCCGCCCGGATCATTGTAACGCACCAGCAGGGCTCAGCATCCTTATTGCAGCGTAAGCTCCAGCTCGGCTATAACCGGGCCGGGAGGATAGTGGATCAGCTTGAAAATGCGGGAGTTATAGGGCCGTTCAAGGGCTCAAAAGCCCGTGAGGTCCTGATCAAAGATGTTCTAACTTTGGAACAGTTTTTGAAAAAAGGGGATGACACTCCACAATAA